The sequence GTCGTGGGCCAGGCAGGCGGCCTGCACGATCTCGCCCAGGGCCGAGGGCGGCGTGCCCTCGGGGAGTCCTCCCCCCAGGGCCTCGGCCACGGAGAGGCCGAGCGAGCGGCCCACGCTCGCCGTCTCCAGGCTGTGCGTGAGCCGGGTGTGGACGTGGTCGTTGCTGGCCATGGGGTGCACCTGGGTCTTGCGGCCCAGGCGGCGGAAGGCCCCGGAAAAGACGATGCGGTCGTAGTCGCGGTGGAACTCGCTGCGGCCCTCGTGTCCCGGGGTCGTCGGCTTGCTCTCGAAGCGGCGCGGCGTGAGCAGTGTTTTCCAGTCCATCATAATATATGCGTGTCGTACCCGCGGTTTTGGTTCCCGGATGCCGGACCCGTTGTCCGCGCATCGAGGCTGCACCGTGGCGCGCGCCGGGGGCGAAGTCAAGGCCGCCCGAGGCTGCGTCCCGAAGCTGCCGCCCGAAGCTGCCGCGCGGCCGAGCGGCCCCGCGACCGAAGATTCCCGAAGCCGCGTCCGGCGAGAACCGGGGAATGGCCGCGCGGACACGCGGGCAAGGATCCCGGATCGGGACTTGCCTTTCTCGTTTTGAAAACATATGAGCATATGATCATGGAAACGACACGTACCGATCCCAACGACCGTACACGCCCCGATGACCGCGGCGAATCGGCCGACGCGGCCTGCGAGGACGTCTGCAACGCGCGGGAGGTCCACGCCGGGACCCTGGACGGGGTGCGCGGGGCCATGCCGCCCGACGCGGACCTCTTCTACCTGGCCGAGCTCTTCAAGGTCCTGGGCGACCACACGCGCACGCGCATCCTGAGCGCCTTGGCCCTGGCGGAGCTGTGCGTCTGCGACCTCGCGGAGCTGCTCGGCATGTCCCACTCCGCGGTCTCGCACCAGCTGCGCGCCCTGCGCGCGGCCAGGCTGGTGCGCTTCCGGCGCGAGGGCAAGAACGCCTATTACGCCCTGGACGACGACCACGTCCTCGGCCTCATCAGGCAGGGACTGGAGCACGTGCGGCACGGCTGAGGCGACCCGGAGAAACCACCCGCCCGCGCGAGCTCGCGGCGCGAAAAAACATATGCATATATGCTTATGCGTTCATATTGAGAGGTAGCGAATGCGCCCGCTCTTCGCAGTCGATCCCCTGGTGAAGATCCTCTACGCCTCCTGGGACGTGGTCGTGGAGGCCGCGCCCTGGATGCTGCTCGGCATCCTCGTGGCCGGGCTCCTCAAGACCCTCCTGCCCGACGACATGGTGGCCCGCCACCTGGGGCCCGGGAGCCGCTTCGCGGTGCTCAAGGCCGCGCTGCTCGGCGTGCCCATCCCCCTGTGCAGCTGCGGCGTCCTGCCCGCCGCGGCGGGGCTCAGGAAGCAGGGTGCGGGCAAGGGGGCGGCGGCCGCCTTCCTGGTGGCCACGCCCGAGACCGGCGTGGACTCCATCGCCGTGACCTACGCCCTGCTCGACCCGCTGATGACCCTGCTCAGGCCCCTGGCCGCCCTGGTCACGGCCCTGGTCACCGGCTACGGCGTCTCCTGGCTCGACCGCCGCGAGAAGGGTGACCGGAGCGTGTGGGCCGCGGAGAAGGAGGCGGCCCCAGCGGAAACCGGGGGGAAGGACATTGACTTCCAGGCCGGGGCATCCGGCGGCTCTGCGGCCCCTTCCGAAGCCGCCGCCCCTCTCGGTCCCATAGACCTCTTCCACCCCCTGCCGCCGGAGACGGACGCAGGCGCGCCCGGGTGCGCGGCGCCGGACGCCACGATCAGGGACCGCGTGGTGGCCGAGGCCGCGACCGGCAGCTGCGGCTGCGGCCACTGCTGCACCACGGTGAACTCCGAGGGCTCGCGCGTCTCCCGCCTGGGCGCGGGGCTGCGCTACGCCCTGTGGGATCTCGCGGGCGACATCGGCCCGTGGTTCCTGGGCGGCGCGGTGCTGGCGGGCGGCTTCACCGCGCTCATGCCGCCGCACTTCCTGGCCCAGTCCCTGGGCACGGGCATCTGGTCCATGGTCGCGGCGCTCCTCGCCTCCCTGCCGCTCTACGTCTGCGCCACGGCCAGCACGCCCCTTGTCGCCGCCCTGGCGCTCAAGGGGCTCTCCCCGGGCGCCGCCCTGGTCTTCCTGCTCGCCGGTCCGGCCACCAACGCGGCCACCGTGGCCGTGGTCGCCAGCATGCTCGGCCGCCGCGCCGCCGCGCTCTACGTCGCGGCCATCGCGCTCTGCTCGCTGGGCCTCGGCCTCGTGGCCAACGAGCTGTACGCCCGCCTCGGCCTGAACGTCTCGAGCTGGGTGACGCTCGGCGGCGAGAGCGGGCCGGGCCTTTTCGGCAACCTCGCGGCAGGGCTGCTCCTGCTGCTCTTCGCCATTGCCTGGCTGCGCCAGAGGCTGCACAAGGCATAGCGGGCTGAGGAGAGCGCCGGGACTCGGGGGATTTCAGGTCGTTTCGGAGAGCCCGGGGCCGGGCGGAAAGGCCCGCAGGCTATCTGCGGGGGCGTGCGGGCGCGGCTGGTGGCGTGGCGGGCGAAGCCGCGTCGCCCTTGACCGGCTCTTCCCCGACGCCCGAGAAGCCGAGGATCTGGGCGGCCCAGGCCATGGCCCTGGCGTGCAGCCTGGCCACCATCTCGGGGTCGAGCCCCATCTCGTCCAGCAGCCCCCGCAGCTCGTCCCACGCGGCGCGCTCGAAGAGGTCCACCAGCCTGAGCCATCGGCCCGCGCGCGACTCCCGCCCCATGAGGGCGTTCCTGATGTCGTCGTCCAGGGGGAGCTTTTCCATCAGCTCCTCCATGCTCTGGCCCATGATGGCGTCCAGGAGCGAGAACAGGCCGAGCAGGAAGAGGGCTTCCGGGGCCTGACCCGCCTTGGTCGCCGCGCCCATGAGCTCGAGGAAGCGGGCGCGCGTGGCCGAGATGTAGGCCAGCTCGCCGGTGCGCTGGTTGCGGCTGAAATCGGACATGACCACCACGCGCAGCCACTGCGCGAGCTGCTTCTGCCCGAGCAGGACGATGGCCTGGCGCACGGATTCGATCTTGGAGCGCAGCGAGAAGGCGGCGGAGTTGATGTAGCGCAGCAGCCGGTAGGACAGGGAGATGTCCACGGCGATGATCTGGGCCAGGTCGTTGACGTCGTAGTCCGGGTGGCCGAGCTTCTCCAGGAGCTGGAGCTTGGAGAGCTCCGAGCTGCTGATCTTGCGGCCGGTGAGGATCTGCGGCTTGTGGAAGAAGAATCCCTGGAAATACTCGAAGCCGAGCTGGCGCGTCAGCTCGTAGATGCGCACGGTCTCGATCTTCTCGGCCAAAAGCTTGCAGCCGTAAGGCTTCAGCTGCTTGTAGAGGGAGATGACCTCCCCCGGCGAGCGGCCGAGGATGTCGACCTTGACGATGTCCGCGAGCTCGAGGATCGGCTCGTAGCCGGGCTCGCCCACGAAGTCGTCCAGGGCCAGGATGTAGCCGGCGTCCTTCAGTCGCCTGAGCGCGCGCAGGATGTCGGGCTCCGGCCTGACCGTCTCCAGGACCTCGATGACGCAGACGTCCGGGGGCAGGGCGAAGGCCGCGTCCTCGAGCAGCATGCGCCCCGGGAAGTTGATCAGGAGGCGCGACCCCTGACGGATGCCGTCGCCCGCGAGGACGAAGCCCTCCGCGATGACCTGGCTCGTGGCCGCGTCGCCGTCGACGAGGTCGAAGCACTCCGACTGCTGGCTCGTGCGGAAGAGCAGCTCATAGCCCCAGATGTTCTCGGCGCGGTCGAAGATGGGCTGCCGCGCGATGAAGACCGGCTCGGCCGTGAGGTCGTCGGGGTGCAGCGTGTCGGTTCACCTCATGGCGCAAGCGGCGCCAGGGTCAGGCCCGCGTCCTCCGGCAGGCCGAGCATCAGGTTGGCGTTGGCCAGCGCCTGTCCGCTCGCGCCGCGGCAGAGGTTGTCTATGGCCGAGAGCACGACCAGCCGCCCGGTGCGGGGATCGGACACGAGTCCTAGGTCGCAGAACATGGTGCCGCGCACGCTGCGCGTTTCCGGGAACCTGCCCTCGGGCAGCACCCTGACCCAGCGCTCGTCAGCGTAGCGGGAAAGGTAGATCTCGCGCACCTCGGCCGTGGTCATGGGCTTTTTGAGCCGCAGGTACATGGTCGAGAGGATGCCCCGGTTCAGGGGCAGCAGGTGCGGGTTGAAGGAGACGGTCAGCTCTCCGCCCGCGGCCTTGGAAAGCTCCTGCTCGATCTCCGGCGTGTGGCGGTGCGTGCCGATGCCGTAGGCACGGAAGCTGTCCGAGACCTCGCAGAAGAGCATGGGCACCTTGGCCCCGCGACCGGCGCCCGTGGCTCCGGACTTGGAGTCGATGACGATGCCGTCCGGCTCCGCGATGCCCGATTCCAGCGCCGGGGTCAGGCCGAGGATGGCCGAGGTCGGGTAGCAGCCCGGGTTGGCCACCAGGCGGGCGTGCTTCACCTTCTCGCGGTAGAGTTCCACGAGGCCGAAGACCGCCTCGCCCAGGAGGTCGGTGCGGCGGTGGGCCAGGCCGTACCACTTCTCGTACACGTCCTTGTCGTGCAGCCTGAAGTCGGCCGAGAGGTCCACCACGCGGGCGCCCGCGTCGAGCAGCTCGCCCGCCATGTCCATGGCGGTGCCGTGGGGCACGGCCAGGAAGACCACGTCGCAGGCGGCCTTCAGGTCCGCCACGTCGGGCTCGCTCACGACCACGTCTCCGGGAGCGGTCTTCTCCAGATGGGGGAAGAGGTCGGCCAGGCGCCTGCCCGCCTCGCTGCGCGAGGTGGCGCGCACGAGTTCGAGGGACGGGTGGGAGGCCAGGAGCCGGGCCAGTTCCATGCCGGTGTAGCCGGTCACTCCGACCAGTCCGGCGCGAAAGAGAGAGGGCATTGCGGGTCCTTTACTTCGTCTTGGCGACGTATTTCATGCGCAGCTCGAAGAGCACGTCCTCGAGCAGCCGGGCCTCGTCGGGCTCCAGGCACTTGGCGGTCTTGCACTTCAGCATGCACAGGATGTCGATGGTGTGCTTGGCCAGGGTCAGGTCCTCCTGCATCGTGCCGCTTTCGGGCGCGGGCACCTCGCCGAGGTGCACCAGGGCCGAGGAGGCCAGCGACAGGACGAAGGTGGAGAAGGTCACCTCGGGCATCAGGCCGCCGCAGCCGCATCCTTCGGTCGGGTGGCCGGCGGCGTGTTCGGGCGTGTCGGTCGCGGTCATGAACGTCTCCTTGCTTACGTCGGACTCGGCGATACCATAATACCGCCGATCAGACGTGCAACCCCATGTACCGCAATACCTCAGCGCCCTCAAGAAGCCGGAGCGCCCAAGGCGCGGCGCCGACGGCCGCGCCCGGTGCGGCGCCCGCAGCGGCAACGCCGGGGATCAGCGGTTGCCGTCCTTCAGCAGGTCCCTGATCTCGCCCAGCAGAACCTCGCTCTTGGTCGGCGCCGGCGGCGCGGCCGGGGCGGCCTCCTCCTTGCGCTTGAGCGAGTTGATGCCCTTGACCAGCAGGAAGACCGCAAAGGCGACGATGGCGAAGTCCACCACGGTCTGGATGAAGGCGCCGTAGCGCAGGACCACCGCGGGGGTGTCACCCGCGGCCTGGCGCAGGGTCACGGTCAGGCCCGTGAAGTTCACCCCGCCGAGCGCGAGCCCGATGGGCGGCATGATCACGTCGGCCACGAGCGAGCTGACGATCTTGCCGAAGGCCGCGCCGACGATGATGCCCACGGCCATGTCCACGGCGTTGCCCTTGACGGCGAAGGTCTTGAATTCCTCGAGCAGTTTCATGGTGTGCTCCTCCTCTTGGGCCTTCACTGGCCCATGCGGCGGAACATGCCACAAATCGGGCAGGCGGCAAATACGGCAAAGCCCGAAGATGCGGGAGAGGAAGTCTTCCGCAAAAGGGGCCGCAAAGGGGACCGCAAAGGGGCCGCAAAGGCTCGGCGAAAGAGGCCGGGGAAAAGGTCAGTGCGCCTCGGCCCAGTTTTTTCCCACGCCCCATTCCACGGCCAGGGGCACGTCGAGGTCGGCGACGTGGGTCATGATCGCGGCCAGGCGTTCGCCCGCGGCCTGCGCGGTGGCCGCCGGGGCCTCGACGAGCAGTTCGTCGTGCACCTGCAGGATCAGGCGCGCGTCGAGCCTTTTCAGCTCCGCGTCCTCGTGGGCGCGGATCATGGCCAGCTTGATGATGTCCGCGGCCGAGCCCTGCACGCGCGTGTTGATGGCCTGGCGCACGGCCTGGGACTGCTCGTTGTCGTTGCGCGAGCGGAGCCCGGGCAGCAGGCGGCGGCGGCCGAGCATGGTGGTCACGAAGCCGTCGCGCCGCGCCTCCTGCTCCACGCCCTCGAAGAAGGCCTTCACCCTCGGCATGCGCTCGAAGTAGCGGGCGATGAAGTCCTTGGCCTCGGTGAGCGTGATCTTCAGCTCGCGCGAGAGGCGCTGCGGCCCCATGCCGTAGAGCAGGCCGAAGTTGATGGTCTTGGCGCCGCGCCGCTCGGCGGGCGTGACCTCGTCCGGCTCCTTGCCGTGCAAGATGGCCGCGGTGCGCGCGTGGATGTCCTCGCCCGCCCTGAAGGCCGAGGTCAGCCCGGGGTCGCCGCACAGGTGCGCCAGGAGCCGAAGCTCGATCTGCGAGTAGTCGGCCGAGGCTAGGAGCTTGCCCGGCGCGGCCGTGAAGCAGGCCCGCATGCGGCCGCCCATGGGGCCGCGGATGGGGATGTTCTGCAGGTTCGGGCCCGAGCTCGA comes from Desulfovibrio sp. X2 and encodes:
- a CDS encoding helix-turn-helix transcriptional regulator; amino-acid sequence: METTRTDPNDRTRPDDRGESADAACEDVCNAREVHAGTLDGVRGAMPPDADLFYLAELFKVLGDHTRTRILSALALAELCVCDLAELLGMSHSAVSHQLRALRAARLVRFRREGKNAYYALDDDHVLGLIRQGLEHVRHG
- a CDS encoding SO_0444 family Cu/Zn efflux transporter, which produces MRPLFAVDPLVKILYASWDVVVEAAPWMLLGILVAGLLKTLLPDDMVARHLGPGSRFAVLKAALLGVPIPLCSCGVLPAAAGLRKQGAGKGAAAAFLVATPETGVDSIAVTYALLDPLMTLLRPLAALVTALVTGYGVSWLDRREKGDRSVWAAEKEAAPAETGGKDIDFQAGASGGSAAPSEAAAPLGPIDLFHPLPPETDAGAPGCAAPDATIRDRVVAEAATGSCGCGHCCTTVNSEGSRVSRLGAGLRYALWDLAGDIGPWFLGGAVLAGGFTALMPPHFLAQSLGTGIWSMVAALLASLPLYVCATASTPLVAALALKGLSPGAALVFLLAGPATNAATVAVVASMLGRRAAALYVAAIALCSLGLGLVANELYARLGLNVSSWVTLGGESGPGLFGNLAAGLLLLLFAIAWLRQRLHKA
- a CDS encoding EAL and HDOD domain-containing protein, whose translation is MLLEDAAFALPPDVCVIEVLETVRPEPDILRALRRLKDAGYILALDDFVGEPGYEPILELADIVKVDILGRSPGEVISLYKQLKPYGCKLLAEKIETVRIYELTRQLGFEYFQGFFFHKPQILTGRKISSSELSKLQLLEKLGHPDYDVNDLAQIIAVDISLSYRLLRYINSAAFSLRSKIESVRQAIVLLGQKQLAQWLRVVVMSDFSRNQRTGELAYISATRARFLELMGAATKAGQAPEALFLLGLFSLLDAIMGQSMEELMEKLPLDDDIRNALMGRESRAGRWLRLVDLFERAAWDELRGLLDEMGLDPEMVARLHARAMAWAAQILGFSGVGEEPVKGDAASPATPPAAPARPRR
- the argC gene encoding N-acetyl-gamma-glutamyl-phosphate reductase; the encoded protein is MPSLFRAGLVGVTGYTGMELARLLASHPSLELVRATSRSEAGRRLADLFPHLEKTAPGDVVVSEPDVADLKAACDVVFLAVPHGTAMDMAGELLDAGARVVDLSADFRLHDKDVYEKWYGLAHRRTDLLGEAVFGLVELYREKVKHARLVANPGCYPTSAILGLTPALESGIAEPDGIVIDSKSGATGAGRGAKVPMLFCEVSDSFRAYGIGTHRHTPEIEQELSKAAGGELTVSFNPHLLPLNRGILSTMYLRLKKPMTTAEVREIYLSRYADERWVRVLPEGRFPETRSVRGTMFCDLGLVSDPRTGRLVVLSAIDNLCRGASGQALANANLMLGLPEDAGLTLAPLAP
- a CDS encoding DUF1844 domain-containing protein; amino-acid sequence: MPEVTFSTFVLSLASSALVHLGEVPAPESGTMQEDLTLAKHTIDILCMLKCKTAKCLEPDEARLLEDVLFELRMKYVAKTK
- the mscL gene encoding large-conductance mechanosensitive channel protein MscL, giving the protein MKLLEEFKTFAVKGNAVDMAVGIIVGAAFGKIVSSLVADVIMPPIGLALGGVNFTGLTVTLRQAAGDTPAVVLRYGAFIQTVVDFAIVAFAVFLLVKGINSLKRKEEAAPAAPPAPTKSEVLLGEIRDLLKDGNR